The DNA segment ACATACTGCGTCACGCTCAAGCTCCCCCTCGGCAAAGACGTTGCGCACGTGCTTGGTGATGACGGAGCGCTCGCGGCCGAAAAGCTGGGCCATCTGCTCCTGCGTGAGCCAGACCGTATCCTGATCCAGCCGCACCTCCACGCGCGCCTCGCCGCCTTCGTAGAT comes from the Candidatus Binatia bacterium genome and includes:
- a CDS encoding cytochrome C biogenesis protein CycH gives rise to the protein MKPASEIIIYEGGEARVEVRLDQDTVWLTQEQMAQLFGRERSVITKHVRNVFAEGELERDAVC